In one Methanosphaera sp. genomic region, the following are encoded:
- the pheT gene encoding phenylalanine--tRNA ligase subunit beta produces the protein MPVINFTYNELFEKLGKELPKDELIDILPMISSDVEDYDENDVKVEFFPNRPDYYSVEGIVRALKGYLDIEVGMPKYDVKKTDTTITVDKELEEIRPYVASCIIKNISINDEQLRNLMEFQEHLHWVIGRDRKKVAIGIHDLDKVSGPFYYKAGNPDDVSFIPLETDTEMTLNEILENHPKGKDYAHLLEEYDKYPLIVDANDNIMSMPPIINSELTKLTTETKNIFIDVTGTDIIAVTNAVNIIASNIAEDPNATIETINVNYPYHDDMTYPELETKTMTVHTKTAEEYIGIDITADEIVKTLRKTRFDAQKINEDEIEVTIPRYRIDILHEVDLIENIALGYGFNELPSELPKFATVAHADPKREFDKILQQVMIGLGFTEIKSLMLTSELQHYTKLNREIEDERITVAQPITQDRTMIRKSLINSLLEFLENNKHEELPQKIFEIGDVAYINTAKETQMDTVKKLAAAQISTDANFTSIKSTVESFVANMGFSMTLEDSEDPTFIQGRCAKFEAKASDESLPFTFKGYFGEISPEVLTNFELEYPTIVFEIEFAEKQ, from the coding sequence ATGCCTGTAATAAACTTTACATACAATGAATTATTTGAAAAACTAGGAAAAGAACTACCAAAAGATGAACTAATAGACATACTTCCAATGATATCAAGTGATGTGGAAGACTATGATGAAAACGATGTAAAAGTAGAATTCTTCCCAAACAGACCAGACTACTACAGTGTAGAAGGAATAGTACGTGCACTAAAAGGATACCTAGACATAGAAGTAGGAATGCCAAAATATGATGTTAAAAAAACAGATACAACAATCACAGTAGATAAAGAACTTGAAGAAATCAGACCATATGTAGCATCATGTATCATAAAAAACATCTCAATAAATGATGAACAACTACGTAACCTAATGGAATTCCAAGAACACCTTCACTGGGTAATAGGACGTGACAGAAAAAAAGTAGCAATAGGAATACATGATCTTGACAAAGTATCAGGACCATTCTACTACAAAGCAGGAAATCCAGATGATGTAAGTTTCATACCACTTGAAACAGATACAGAAATGACACTAAATGAAATACTAGAAAATCATCCAAAAGGAAAAGACTATGCACACCTCCTTGAAGAGTATGATAAATATCCACTAATAGTAGATGCAAATGACAACATCATGTCAATGCCACCAATAATAAACAGTGAACTTACAAAACTAACAACAGAAACCAAAAATATATTCATAGATGTAACAGGAACAGACATAATAGCTGTAACAAATGCAGTAAATATCATAGCATCAAACATTGCAGAAGATCCAAATGCAACAATAGAAACAATAAATGTAAACTACCCATACCATGATGACATGACATACCCAGAACTAGAAACAAAAACAATGACAGTACACACAAAAACAGCAGAAGAATACATAGGAATCGACATAACAGCAGATGAAATAGTAAAAACACTCAGAAAAACAAGATTTGATGCCCAGAAAATAAATGAAGATGAAATAGAAGTAACAATACCAAGATACAGAATAGACATACTTCATGAGGTAGATTTAATTGAAAACATAGCACTAGGATATGGATTTAATGAACTACCATCAGAGTTACCAAAATTTGCAACAGTAGCACATGCAGATCCAAAACGTGAATTTGACAAAATATTGCAACAGGTAATGATAGGACTTGGATTTACAGAAATTAAAAGTTTAATGCTTACAAGTGAACTACAACACTACACAAAATTAAACCGTGAAATTGAAGATGAAAGAATTACAGTAGCACAACCTATCACACAAGATAGAACAATGATAAGAAAATCATTAATAAATAGTCTTCTTGAATTCCTTGAAAATAATAAACATGAAGAACTTCCACAGAAAATCTTTGAAATAGGAGATGTAGCATACATAAACACAGCTAAAGAAACACAGATGGATACAGTAAAGAAACTTGCAGCAGCACAAATATCAACAGATGCAAACTTCACATCAATAAAATCAACAGTAGAATCATTTGTTGCAAACATGGGCTTTAGCATGACACTTGAAGATTCAGAAGATCCAACATTTATACAGGGAAGATGTGCAAAATTTGAAGCAAAAGCTTCAGATGAATCACTACCATTTACATTTAAAGGATACTTTGGAGAAATAAGTCCTGAAGTACTTACAAACTTTGAACTTGAATATCCAACAATAGTATTTGAAATAGAATTTGCAGAAAAACAATAA
- a CDS encoding transcriptional regulator, which yields MKPPCEIVVWYVIPSIRSKLAKELLNLGMKQKEISVLLDITQPAVSQYISDKRGHELDFDPEVEQYIKDMAKEIMEGKLEAIDLIPRFCHVCKTIKTQEVLCQLHKEKVDIPTHCSVCMGSEADDHGCGSL from the coding sequence ATGAAACCACCTTGTGAAATTGTAGTATGGTATGTAATTCCATCAATACGATCAAAACTTGCAAAAGAACTTCTTAATCTTGGAATGAAACAAAAGGAAATATCAGTACTACTTGACATCACACAACCTGCAGTATCACAATATATTAGTGATAAAAGAGGTCATGAACTCGACTTTGACCCAGAGGTAGAACAATATATTAAAGATATGGCAAAAGAAATAATGGAAGGAAAACTTGAAGCAATAGATTTAATTCCACGTTTTTGCCATGTATGTAAAACAATAAAAACACAAGAAGTTTTATGTCAACTCCACAAAGAAAAAGTAGATATTCCAACACATTGTAGTGTATGTATGGGAAGTGAAGCAGACGATCATGGCTGTGGATCATTATAG
- the gshAB gene encoding bifunctional glutamate--cysteine ligase GshA/glutathione synthetase GshB, with translation MNITVKTIKQHLKDKEILEGNFGLEKEGVRITADGKLATTPHPEEFGDKTENPYITTDFSESQIEIVTPTFQSIDETYEFLDLIVDIVNSTISSNEYIWTQSIPPILPKDDEIPIARYNNHQMGISAEKYRQGLAKKYGTKKQMLSGIHYNFSFKDETIQKLYQAQDTITTLKEFKDQLYLKIVRNYMRYKWFLIYITGVSNVAHKTFKSETKNLLDKCDNFGGIYSDDAISIRNSSCGYKNLIELYPRYDSVENFTTDVKSYIEKGYLSEAKELYTQIRLKPADPINFLTSLKDGIRYIELRTLDINPYNKNGISKDEMKFIHLFIIYMLLKEETNYEYYQQEGFRNEEKVAEKGLSDELQLKCDGKDISLKKWANEILLDLIDINAQLNLGYDGTIKYIKEKLENKNNTYSMQLINDVKNKGFINMHIDKAAEYKKQSITQLKQTLNENPQAKIYYDEAIE, from the coding sequence ATGAACATAACAGTTAAAACAATAAAACAACACCTAAAAGATAAAGAAATTCTAGAAGGAAACTTTGGACTAGAAAAGGAAGGAGTACGAATAACAGCTGATGGAAAACTTGCAACAACACCACACCCTGAAGAATTTGGAGACAAAACAGAAAATCCATACATAACAACAGACTTCTCAGAAAGCCAGATAGAAATAGTAACACCAACATTTCAAAGTATAGATGAAACATATGAATTTCTAGATCTAATAGTTGACATTGTAAATTCAACAATATCCTCTAATGAATACATATGGACACAATCAATACCACCAATACTACCAAAAGATGATGAAATACCAATAGCACGATACAACAACCACCAGATGGGAATATCAGCAGAAAAATACAGACAAGGACTTGCAAAAAAATATGGAACAAAAAAACAAATGCTATCAGGAATACACTACAACTTCTCATTTAAAGATGAAACAATACAAAAACTATACCAAGCACAAGATACTATTACAACACTCAAAGAATTTAAAGATCAACTATACCTAAAAATTGTACGAAACTATATGAGATATAAATGGTTCCTAATCTACATAACAGGAGTATCAAACGTTGCACATAAAACATTTAAAAGTGAAACAAAAAATCTTCTAGATAAATGTGACAACTTTGGAGGAATCTATAGTGATGATGCAATATCAATAAGAAACTCATCATGCGGATATAAAAACTTAATAGAACTATATCCAAGATATGACTCAGTTGAAAACTTCACAACTGATGTTAAAAGCTACATAGAAAAAGGATATCTCTCTGAGGCAAAAGAATTATATACACAAATACGTCTTAAACCTGCAGATCCAATAAACTTTCTAACATCACTAAAAGATGGAATACGCTACATAGAACTAAGAACATTAGATATAAATCCATACAATAAAAATGGAATCTCAAAAGATGAAATGAAATTCATACACCTATTTATAATATACATGCTACTAAAAGAAGAAACGAACTATGAATACTACCAACAGGAAGGATTTAGAAACGAAGAAAAAGTAGCAGAGAAAGGATTATCAGATGAATTACAACTAAAATGTGATGGAAAAGATATATCACTAAAAAAATGGGCAAATGAAATACTACTTGATCTTATTGATATAAATGCACAACTAAATCTAGGATATGATGGGACAATTAAATACATCAAAGAAAAACTAGAAAATAAAAACAACACCTACAGCATGCAGTTAATTAATGATGTAAAAAATAAGGGCTTCATTAATATGCACATAGACAAAGCAGCAGAATATAAAAAACAAAGTATTACACAACTTAAACAAACATTAAATGAAAATCCTCAAGCTAAAATTTACTATGATGAGGCAATAGAATAA
- the rfbC gene encoding dTDP-4-dehydrorhamnose 3,5-epimerase, whose protein sequence is MGKFKFNETSIEGVYVIENTVFGDERGYFMETYQKKEFAEAGLDFDFVQDNQSRSKKGVLRGLHFQHTHPQGKLVRVIKGEVFDVAVDLRSDSPTYGKWEGVILSEENKKQFYIPEGFAHGFVVLSDIAEFTYKCTDFYDADDEGGIMWNDPEIGIDWPIDDIDEIILSAKDEKWLPLKDSDVNF, encoded by the coding sequence ATGGGAAAATTTAAATTTAATGAAACATCAATTGAAGGTGTTTATGTAATAGAAAATACTGTATTTGGAGATGAACGTGGATATTTCATGGAAACATACCAGAAGAAGGAATTTGCAGAAGCTGGTCTTGACTTTGACTTTGTACAAGATAATCAGTCACGTTCAAAAAAAGGTGTTCTTCGTGGTCTTCACTTCCAACACACTCATCCTCAGGGAAAACTTGTACGTGTAATTAAAGGTGAAGTATTTGATGTTGCAGTTGATTTAAGAAGTGATTCTCCTACCTATGGTAAATGGGAGGGTGTAATACTTTCTGAGGAAAATAAGAAACAATTCTATATACCTGAGGGTTTTGCTCATGGATTTGTAGTATTATCTGATATTGCCGAGTTCACATATAAATGTACTGACTTCTATGATGCTGATGATGAAGGTGGTATTATGTGGAACGATCCTGAAATTGGTATTGACTGGCCAATTGATGATATTGATGAAATTATATTATCTGCTAAAGATGAAAAATGGCTTCCTTTAAAGGATAGTGATGTTAATTTCTAA
- a CDS encoding glycosyltransferase family 4 protein, producing the protein MKFCMVLEFFTPHYNGGGERRYYELTKRLVECGHQVDVLTMRVKDAPDHETINGVNIHRLGPVIENPPIRSKSDFIKYFKCVISWIRTHNYSIIDAQAYSPLLSGLVASKVTKTPIIATIYDTSCNSQDQWIQFSRLASIAEKTLTKLPYDKILTISDATYNSLVNDFGVSESKLKMLYIGVDIKGIDKVKAEPKGENHILFVGRLVPHKHVDHLLEVVNNIKDKIPDIKLTIVGKGVEKDNLVEYIKEHNLEDHVEFMCDLENDELTYQMKIANMLVLPSTREGFGMVLSEANACHTPTVAYASGGVVEVVEDGVSGYLIEPENKEQLQEKILYILKNKDVECELSQKGRMHVEAKFDWDSIVNDYIKLAYEIINNKK; encoded by the coding sequence ATGAAGTTTTGTATGGTACTAGAATTCTTCACACCACATTATAATGGTGGAGGAGAAAGACGATATTATGAACTAACAAAAAGACTAGTTGAATGTGGACACCAAGTTGATGTATTGACAATGAGGGTAAAAGATGCACCAGATCATGAAACAATAAATGGTGTAAATATACACAGACTAGGACCTGTGATTGAAAATCCACCAATACGAAGTAAAAGTGATTTTATCAAATACTTTAAATGTGTAATAAGCTGGATACGAACACATAACTACTCAATAATTGATGCACAAGCCTACTCACCACTACTATCAGGACTAGTAGCAAGTAAAGTTACAAAAACACCAATAATTGCAACAATATATGATACAAGCTGCAATAGTCAAGATCAATGGATACAATTTTCACGCCTTGCATCAATTGCAGAAAAAACACTAACAAAACTACCATATGATAAGATCTTAACAATAAGTGATGCAACATACAACTCACTTGTTAATGATTTTGGAGTTAGTGAATCAAAACTTAAAATGCTCTACATAGGTGTTGACATAAAAGGAATAGATAAAGTAAAAGCAGAACCTAAAGGTGAAAATCACATACTCTTCGTTGGACGACTAGTTCCACACAAACATGTAGATCACCTACTTGAAGTTGTAAATAATATAAAAGATAAAATACCAGATATTAAACTCACAATTGTCGGAAAAGGTGTAGAAAAAGACAACCTGGTAGAATACATCAAAGAACATAATCTTGAAGATCATGTTGAATTTATGTGTGATCTTGAAAATGATGAACTAACATATCAGATGAAAATTGCAAATATGCTAGTGTTACCATCAACACGTGAAGGATTTGGAATGGTACTATCAGAAGCTAATGCATGCCACACACCAACAGTTGCATATGCATCAGGAGGAGTAGTTGAAGTAGTTGAAGATGGAGTAAGTGGATATCTAATAGAACCTGAAAATAAAGAACAACTACAAGAGAAAATCCTCTACATACTAAAAAATAAGGATGTAGAATGTGAACTATCACAAAAAGGACGCATGCATGTAGAAGCTAAATTTGACTGGGATTCTATTGTTAATGACTATATCAAACTAGCATATGAAATCATAAATAATAAGAAATAA
- a CDS encoding flavodoxin family protein — protein sequence MAKVVGIVGSPRKDGNTEFLVQTALDKIQEKGIDVELIRLADKKIGYCIGCDVCKKTNKCAIDDDMQEITQKVKDADGLIMSSPVYFGDMTGIAKSFIDRLRPLRPIHAFKYKVCGAISTGGFRNGGQESTIASIHDFFLIQGGIIVGDDMPTGHYGGTGHDDTSKDEVGIVTSINLANRMVDVIKKLS from the coding sequence ATGGCAAAAGTTGTAGGAATTGTTGGAAGTCCAAGAAAAGATGGAAATACAGAATTTCTCGTACAAACAGCACTAGATAAAATACAAGAGAAAGGAATTGATGTAGAACTAATAAGACTTGCTGATAAAAAAATAGGATACTGCATAGGATGTGATGTGTGTAAAAAAACAAATAAATGTGCAATAGATGATGATATGCAAGAAATTACACAAAAAGTCAAAGATGCAGATGGACTAATAATGTCATCTCCTGTATATTTTGGTGACATGACAGGAATTGCAAAATCATTCATTGACAGACTACGACCACTAAGACCAATCCATGCATTTAAATACAAAGTATGTGGTGCAATATCAACAGGTGGATTTAGAAATGGTGGACAAGAATCAACAATTGCATCAATACATGACTTCTTCCTAATACAGGGTGGAATAATAGTAGGTGATGATATGCCAACAGGACACTATGGTGGAACAGGACATGATGACACATCAAAAGATGAAGTAGGAATTGTAACATCAATAAATCTTGCAAATCGTATGGTAGATGTAATTAAAAAACTATCTTAA
- a CDS encoding Ig-like domain-containing protein, with product MNVTINDDVGEQLVGTVPVEVVVNGNTVLSTNIIDGKLQGEIPTDTLTVGTYDVEFKIPESDNYNAKTFTTKVNIIKRDIKDTTITLPDTKVFGNTAVDVTINDEVEKQLVGTVPVEVVINGNTVLSTNIIDGKLQGEIPTDTLTLGIYDVEFKIPESDNYNAKIFTTTLKIVKRNVTVEFTTNTPKTTESLDISVTIKDTDGVSIVDNGKVTLKIDEEIISEADVKDSKANLNYTLPADIMAGKHIVEIEFSDVNYNLVNKIRIFNVEKSSIADDILIPVAEIKAREDVKINTTIVDMTGKQIEGSIPVEVIIDGKSQLNTIITNGVLNTIIPTTDLLPGDHNITFKIKENGLYNAKEITNTLTINKRNTTLTIKTNTTKVLNTLTINITLNDENMTINGGNVVFKINNKVICDIDGNPIKVQLKDNKAQLNYTLPQEIGQGHYNITAVYESNTYNKVENSTPCDIEGLYIDVKDLNMSIKAKTQTVLNITLYDENGEQLIGTIKGVIKLNDKTLTNTTINNGVLYAILDTQTQKVGNHKITVKLGEGKLYNAQEFNINLTINKRDANVSISTNTPTTSGDLIVDVNVTDNGRPVDSGIVSFKINGKTLRDENNQTITVNIIEDGKAHLNYTLPSSIGSGQYNITAVYSDKKYNRADITNNFNIDKSAIGNMTADKITTHKGSNTTINMTIKDVEEDQFMVKQKLL from the coding sequence GTGAATGTAACAATTAACGATGATGTAGGAGAACAACTAGTAGGAACAGTTCCTGTTGAAGTAGTAGTAAATGGAAACACAGTACTTAGCACAAATATTATAGATGGAAAACTTCAAGGTGAAATACCAACAGACACACTCACAGTAGGTACATATGATGTTGAATTTAAAATACCTGAATCAGACAACTACAACGCAAAAACATTCACAACTAAAGTTAACATAATAAAACGAGACATTAAAGATACAACAATTACACTACCTGATACTAAAGTATTTGGAAATACAGCAGTAGATGTAACAATCAATGATGAAGTAGAAAAACAACTAGTAGGAACAGTTCCTGTTGAAGTAGTAATAAATGGAAACACAGTACTTAGCACAAATATTATAGATGGAAAACTTCAAGGTGAAATACCAACAGATACACTTACACTAGGAATATATGATGTTGAATTTAAAATACCTGAATCAGATAACTACAACGCAAAAATATTTACAACTACACTTAAAATAGTAAAACGTAATGTAACAGTTGAATTTACAACAAACACACCAAAAACTACAGAATCACTTGATATATCTGTAACAATTAAAGATACTGATGGAGTTTCTATTGTAGATAATGGAAAAGTTACACTTAAAATTGATGAAGAAATTATAAGTGAAGCAGATGTTAAAGATTCAAAAGCAAATCTTAACTATACACTTCCAGCAGATATCATGGCAGGAAAACACATAGTTGAAATTGAATTTAGTGATGTTAATTATAACTTGGTAAATAAAATAAGAATATTTAATGTTGAAAAATCATCAATAGCAGACGATATATTAATACCAGTAGCTGAAATTAAAGCACGTGAAGATGTAAAAATTAACACAACAATAGTTGACATGACAGGAAAACAAATTGAAGGCAGCATACCTGTAGAAGTAATAATAGATGGAAAATCACAACTTAATACAATCATAACAAATGGTGTTTTAAATACAATAATACCAACAACAGACCTACTACCAGGTGATCATAACATCACATTTAAAATTAAAGAAAATGGATTATACAATGCAAAAGAAATAACAAACACACTAACAATTAACAAACGTAATACAACACTAACAATTAAAACAAACACCACAAAAGTACTAAACACACTCACAATCAATATAACATTAAATGATGAAAACATGACAATTAATGGTGGAAATGTTGTATTTAAAATTAACAATAAAGTAATATGTGACATTGATGGAAATCCAATAAAAGTTCAACTTAAAGATAACAAAGCACAACTAAACTACACACTACCACAAGAAATAGGACAAGGACACTACAATATAACTGCTGTATATGAATCAAACACATACAATAAAGTAGAAAACAGCACACCATGTGACATTGAAGGACTTTACATTGATGTAAAAGATTTAAACATGTCAATTAAAGCAAAAACACAAACAGTACTTAACATCACATTATATGATGAAAATGGAGAACAACTCATAGGAACAATTAAAGGTGTAATAAAACTTAATGATAAAACACTCACAAATACAACAATAAATAATGGAGTACTTTATGCCATTTTAGATACACAAACACAGAAAGTTGGAAACCATAAAATCACAGTAAAACTTGGAGAAGGAAAATTATACAATGCTCAAGAATTTAATATAAACTTAACAATTAACAAACGTGATGCAAATGTAAGTATTTCAACAAATACACCTACAACATCAGGTGACCTTATTGTTGATGTAAATGTAACAGATAATGGCAGACCAGTTGATAGTGGAATTGTAAGCTTTAAAATTAATGGTAAAACATTACGTGATGAAAACAATCAAACAATCACAGTAAATATTATAGAAGATGGAAAAGCACATCTTAACTACACACTACCATCATCTATTGGATCAGGACAATATAACATAACAGCTGTATATTCAGATAAAAAATATAACAGAGCAGATATAACAAATAACTTCAATATAGATAAAAGTGCTATTGGAAACATGACAGCAGATAAGATAACAACACACAAAGGATCAAATACAACAATTAATATGACAATTAAAGATGTAGAAGAAGACCAGTTTATGGTAAAACAAAAGTTGCTATAA
- a CDS encoding glycosyltransferase family 2 protein codes for MNNKNTKAPIPPNTYIVLSCYNEEETLEDVVEELVNRGFNVIITDDGSKDDSPIISKKLKKKYPKQVDYYRHIINVGLGGAIKTGIKAALSKGADIIITFDADGQHNPDDLYNMYPPLANGEADVVIAARDFDDMPNGRRFGNTVMNYITYIFQGKMVKDSQSGLRAFSRDAAQKLNLKSPQYGVSSEIIGEIERNNLKLKEVPMTTIYDKRTIEKGTNLFVGLKIVFEFLNEILK; via the coding sequence ATGAACAACAAAAACACCAAAGCACCAATACCTCCAAATACATACATAGTACTTTCATGTTACAATGAAGAGGAAACACTAGAGGATGTTGTAGAAGAACTTGTAAATCGTGGATTTAATGTAATAATAACAGATGATGGATCAAAAGATGACAGTCCCATCATATCAAAGAAACTAAAAAAGAAGTATCCAAAACAGGTAGACTACTACAGACACATAATAAATGTAGGACTTGGTGGAGCAATAAAAACAGGAATAAAAGCAGCACTAAGTAAGGGTGCAGACATCATAATTACATTTGATGCAGATGGACAACACAACCCTGATGATCTCTATAATATGTATCCACCACTGGCAAATGGTGAGGCTGATGTTGTAATTGCAGCACGAGACTTTGATGATATGCCAAATGGACGACGTTTTGGAAATACAGTGATGAACTATATAACATACATATTTCAGGGAAAGATGGTTAAAGATTCACAATCAGGACTCAGAGCATTTAGCCGTGATGCTGCTCAAAAACTTAATCTTAAATCACCACAATATGGAGTGTCCTCTGAGATAATTGGTGAAATTGAAAGAAATAATCTTAAATTAAAAGAAGTTCCAATGACAACAATATATGATAAAAGAACAATAGAAAAAGGTACAAATCTATTTGTTGGACTTAAAATTGTCTTTGAATTTCTCAATGAAATACTAAAATAA
- a CDS encoding DUF2304 domain-containing protein translates to MLAYQLIIPIIAILIIYWAVKKFRDEKISLGLALTIITFVALMFIASTFPQISIILAKITGLGRGLDALYIIAILILMFLIFKLYNMIEDQKRRINELISQLAIYNHDDNEDDE, encoded by the coding sequence TTGTTAGCATATCAATTAATCATTCCAATAATAGCAATTCTAATAATATATTGGGCAGTAAAAAAATTCAGAGATGAAAAGATAAGTCTAGGACTTGCACTTACAATCATAACATTTGTAGCTTTAATGTTTATTGCAAGTACATTTCCACAGATAAGTATAATTCTTGCAAAAATAACAGGACTTGGACGTGGACTTGATGCATTATATATTATAGCAATACTTATTCTTATGTTTTTAATATTCAAGTTATATAATATGATAGAAGATCAAAAACGTCGTATTAATGAACTTATAAGTCAACTTGCAATATATAATCATGATGACAATGAAGATGATGAATAG
- a CDS encoding nascent polypeptide-associated complex protein has translation MFPRGGINPKQLKQMERTMKKMGMDMKDINDVEEVVIVLKDKELVIKNPEVSKMNAMGQETYQVVGEAQERIKGSTSEPTSVEIDDDDIELVASQTGKTRKEAQQALEEVNGDLAEAIMKLS, from the coding sequence ATGTTTCCAAGAGGCGGAATCAATCCAAAACAATTAAAACAAATGGAAAGAACCATGAAAAAAATGGGAATGGATATGAAAGATATCAACGATGTAGAAGAAGTTGTAATAGTTCTAAAAGATAAAGAACTAGTCATCAAAAACCCAGAAGTAAGTAAAATGAATGCAATGGGACAAGAAACATACCAAGTTGTAGGTGAAGCTCAAGAAAGAATTAAAGGAAGTACATCAGAACCTACAAGTGTAGAAATTGACGATGATGACATAGAACTTGTAGCATCACAAACAGGAAAAACTAGAAAAGAAGCACAACAAGCACTAGAAGAAGTAAATGGTGACCTTGCAGAAGCTATCATGAAACTATCCTAG